One stretch of Plasmodium vivax chromosome 8, whole genome shotgun sequence DNA includes these proteins:
- a CDS encoding hypothetical protein, conserved (encoded by transcript PVX_095485A), which translates to MDTRMDIVKWMINSLSGCTDKNQYVFLLNELLSLFPRHAEKSLKLCLKSKIKKYICIIDNPPSNRCPSTVRQLRKKSKKWRWIRQDACLSDCTDVVTAQRSRGPVSEDFFPELTKNKKKLKKARFHFFVVCGNYQKYLVSQNFCSCFYFKDKVLCTNTDVVCKHILSVLLSEIFKNYEEVILGPSLFYAWLRKKLRR; encoded by the exons ATGGATACTCGCATGGATATTGTAAAATGGATGATAAACTCATTAAGCGGGTGCACGGACAAGAACCAGT ATGTGTTTCTGTTAAACGAGCTCCTTTCCCTCTTCCCACGGCACGCCGAAAAGAGCCTAAAATTGTGCCTAAAatctaaaattaaaaagtatatcTGTATAATTGATAATCCTCCTTCGAATCGTTGCCCGTCGACTGTCCGTCAGTTaaggaaaaagagcaaaaaatggcgGTGGATAAGACAAGACGCATGTTTAAGTGATTGCACCGATGTTGTTACAGCACAGAGAAGTAGGGGACCTGTAAGCgaagatttttttcctgaacttacgaaaaacaaaaagaaactgAAAAAAGCGCGCTTTCATTTCTTTGTAGTCTGTGGAAATTACCAGAAATATCTCGTCTCCCAAAATTTCTGCtcctgtttttattttaaggACAAAGTTTTGTGCACCAATACGGACGTAGTGTGTAAGCACATTTTGTCCGTCCTCCTATCGGagattttcaaaaattacgAGGAAGTTATACTAGGTCCCAGTTTGTTCTATGCGTGGTTAAGGAAGAAGCTCCGCCGTTGA
- a CDS encoding hypothetical protein, conserved (encoded by transcript PVX_095495A): MYCLMKNALNFDKFKNIKIDLINKVNASDITDSYEENEVFNLLKDKEFFSEGLELSRHSNLECTSSVQKKLKHINNLKRHLNDITNLRQLEKCRLYKETGRVKTIHRRTVAVSSFLKSGHDDCYDDKSVEMLNSNVPLFGEVKRVYKDVFCKTVSRRIQKKGLIRKTFFKTFMFKYISEFNSNSDRKHIDITKFELTNGKLIAYLHCYEKCSPEKVHQVRSVQIYSKKKIHCKSIITKKSVSSVKRNKQMRTCLRREKSERHCDDRDQVKRGSNELHNAPEKIYRKREIDRKNEFNNCCADNCEESPFLEFHKNKGQNAHIEFVNRGETVNTLIEGGCKNNLKIHPFSNLGNGEMKDLKKPKEVFEIHNSENVHKNSSSQKNINLSELRRVSTNDQQNNKKEFKRIRDPRFNFLSNNVNFYERVINEEKCKAENAKKGDNICSQNIMQNGEMNEIKQKIKTALISLNSIRKNNYKLKFCLEKEIIDNTIHQNELKRSLGSVFSENSAHRKSAHMGRNSPDGGSKSVDKRRNGRHDGDNHQGQKAKTQREENAQNGFCNHVRSMDEKVPIEEKRSSGYNSVSCEKNKNERLHSTEEGAKSTRAVIKNDQNEGKTKLVSKTEAKRNHFNEWRDTELVQKRHTNGKKEQNLPKRDVKLSNRALTLNGETPNRHTCSGKSLKDEEKSATLNNTQKVHSWGVAIQAKTNGLKNYEKEKIRGIDERARSNFLGDLKSKVEKVEAKEMDRKNEYIKVEGNYKNSSGVNKSTKQFKENNSYANRNKSKETVKNIEANNLNSPLDGEKKTHNIVANSRDCTKRFTASQEIPCDEANRERKQFDLNNVRNIKKIITCGIYVNKEMDRINKRNKIAISLIENYLENTNRTSSFFSKQKEKKVCLQKNCIPGREYDKKEAKVFPGLYDHYAFLLLNVKNYKVV, from the exons ATGTATTGCCTAatgaaaaatgcattaaaTTTCGATAAGTTTAAGAACATCAAAATTGACTTAATCAACAAGGTAAATGCCTCTGACATCACAGATTcttatgaagaaaatgaagtaTTCAAccttttaaaagataaagaATTTTTCTCTGAAGGGTTAGAACTCAGTAGACATAGCAATTTGGAATGCACATCTTCAGTGCAAAAGAAATTGAAGCATATTAATAACTTAAAACGGCATTTAAATGATATAACGAACTTAAGACAGCTTGAAAAATGTAGGTTATATAAAGAGACAGGTAGAGTTAAAACAATTCACAGGAGAACCGTAGCagtttcttcatttttaaaaagtgggCATGATGACTGTTACGACGATAAGAGCGTGGAAATGTTGAATAGCAATGTTCCGCTTTTTGGAGAAGTCAAAAGAGTGTATAAAGATGTGTTTTGTAAAACGGTGTCCAGGAGGATCCAGAAAAAGGGACTAataagaaaaacattttttaaaacgttcaTGTTTAAGTACATTTCTGAGTTCAACAGTAATAGTGACAGGAAGCATATAGACATAACTAAATTTGAGCTGACAAACGGAAAATTAATTGCGTATCTTCACTGTTATGAAAAATGCTCCCCTGAAAAGGTGCACCAGGTTAGAAGTGTGCagatttattcaaaaaagaaaattcatTGTAAATCTAtcattacaaaaaaaagtgttagttctgtaaaaagaaataaacaaatgcgAACGTGCTTGAGGAGGGAAAAGTCCGAACGGCATTGCGATGATAGGGACCAGGTTAAACGCGGCTCCAACGAATTGCATAATGCaccagaaaaaatatatagaaagaGAGAGATAGATCGGAAGAACGAATTTAACAATTGCTGTGCAGATAACTGTGAAGAATCGCCCTTTTTG GAgtttcacaaaaataaagggcAAAATGCTCACATAGAGTTTGTGAACAGGGGCGAAACGGTCAACACTTTAATCGAAGGGGGATGCaagaataatttaaaaattcaccCCTTCAGTAACCTTGGAAATGGAGAAATGAAAGATCTGAAGAAGCCTAAGGAAGTGTTCGAAATTCACAATTCggaaaatgtacataaaaattcaTCAAGTcagaaaaacataaatttgAGTGAGCTGCGCAGAGTGAGCACCAATGACCAgcagaataataaaaaggaatttaaaaGGATACGGGACCCccgttttaattttctcaGCAATAATGTGAACTTTTACGAAAGAGTGATTAATGAAGAGAAGTGTAAAgcagaaaatgcaaaaaagggcgaTAATATTTGCAGTCAAAatataatgcaaaatggagaaatgAACGAAATAAAGCAGAAAATCAAAACAGCGCTAATCAGCTTGAATAGTATAAGAAAGAACAATTAtaagttaaaattttgtcttgaaaaggaaattatagATAACACCATTCACCAAAATGAGTTAAAAAGAAGTTTAGGTTCCGTTTTTAGTGAAAATAGTGCACATAGAAAAAGTGCGCACATGGGTCGAAATTCCCCAGATGGGGGAAGTAAAAGTGTAGACAAGCGCAGAAATGGTAGACACGATGGTGATAACCATCAGGGGCAAAAGGCTAAAACGCAAAGAGaggaaaatgcacaaaatggtTTCTGCAATCATGTTAGGAGCATGGACGAAAAGGTCCCCatagaggaaaaaaggagcagcgGTTACAATAGTGTgagttgtgaaaaaaataaaaacgaacgTCTTCACTCAACGGAAGAAGGTGCCAAATCAACGCGCGCCGTTATAAAAAACGATCAAAATGAAGGCAAGACCAAATTAGTCAGTAAGACGGAGGCCAAAAGGAACCACTTTAACGAATGGAGGGACACCGAACTGGTTCAAAAGCGCcacacaaatggaaaaaaggagcaaaatttACCAAAAAGAGATGTAAAACTGAGCAATCGTGCACTTACATTAAATGGAGAAACGCCAAATAGACATACCTGCAGTGGTAAAAGTTTGAAGGATGAAGAGAAAAGTGCCACTTTAAATAACACCCAAAAAGTGCATAGTTGGGGAGTGGCCATTCAGGCAAAAACGAACggcttaaaaaattacgaaaaggaaaagattcGTGGAATTGACGAAAGGGCACGTAGTAACTTTTTGGGTGACCTAAAAAGCAAAGTTGAAAAGGTAGAGGCGAAAGAAATGgacagaaaaaatgaatacatcAAAGTTGAaggtaattataaaaactCAAGCGGGGTGAACAAATCGACAAAgcaatttaaagaaaataatagcTACGCGAACAGAAACAAAAGTAAGGAGAcagttaaaaatattgaagcAAATAATTTGAATAGCCCCTTggatggtgaaaaaaaaacgcataacaTAGTTGCTAATTCGAGGGATTGTACGAAAAGATTTACAGCTTCACAAGAAATCCCTTGTGATGAAGCAAATAGGGAAAGGAAACAGTTTGACCTAAATAACGtaagaaacataaaaaaaataataacctGCGGAATATATGTAAACAAGGAGATGGAccgaataaataaaagaaacaaaattgcaaTAAGCTTAATTGAGAACTATTTAGAAAACACAAATAGgacatcttcatttttttccaagcaaaaggaaaaaaaggtgtgtcttcaaaaaaattgtataccTGGAAGGGAATATGACAAAAAAGAGGCCAAAGTTTTCCCCGGGCTGTATGACCATTACGCATTTCTACTGCTTAAcgttaaaaattacaaagttGTGTGA
- a CDS encoding hypothetical protein, conserved (encoded by transcript PVX_095490A) yields MNSNSIFENLSDFSNSYVDKIHRSKEEGDANIAFLCSRKEAVLHNRRGNIENLLINSDYNFVAQLDIVNKHIAVEACVPDVSHHVRGTKRSAKRFAGADEDPGRQRVRPKMASKVLPPVGQPARKKAEQNGRQRVKQGVKQRSGQTVRRNSAQEVRRGVRKKTPEEVGRGARKITPEEVGRRTRKNTPEGVGGGARHNTPETVEQENIRGEEKHLSSPASSSDWYDKNMYSHYYLLNKSCAYLKSKCVRDTLLDSYRMEVEERISGNHQANLHDENDERDGHTCVQSYPYDNAKVVKKRAFHFAIDKEKAPDLETHNGNMSSDILLYNSEYDDGKYPHRIETYDSLKGECENGTNSADRTKYDDDESSLEMLHILENEKENNISDINNFSVRTHSYRHSEETYAEQKKTSSSSMSQLMKIKFLINKKKNSSNGKNGNSPFSDYKNNNTFVKILMAEIKIETKLYKLILFLFLLILLSLFKDMSNYIVITRKCYNIYENPIKSIKRILKYAIWGLKIGYKFSSPFILYMLSFFGVIIFRTFLLLNIPLLLLLLYCKFFLKNEEPTVKLYLLFVVNMYKYIVFHFVHILKNYSNGICFRDFLPVVCVSFHFFFVSLYRIVRKIYAHKVR; encoded by the coding sequence atgaacagcaATTCGATCTTCGAAAATCTGAGCGACTTCTCAAATTCGTACGTGGATAAAATTCACAGGAGCAAAGAGGAGGGCGACGCAAATATAGCCTTCCTGTGCAGTAGGAAAGAAGCAGTTCTACATAACAGAAGGGGGAACATTGAGAATTTGCTCATAAACAGTGACTATAATTTCGTAGCGCAGTTAGACATAGTTAATAAGCACATCGCTGTGGAGGCCTGCGTGCCAGACGTTTCTCATCATGTGAGGGGAACTAAACGGAGTGCCAAAAGGTTTGCTGGTGCAGATGAGGACCCAGGCCGGCAAAGGGTGCGGCCGAAAATGGCCTCCAAAGTGCTGCCCCCCGTGGGGCAACCGGCAAGGAAAAAGGCCGAGCAAAATGGTAGGCAAAGGGTCAAGCAAGGGGTTAAGCAAAGGAGCGGGCAAACAGTGCGAAGGAACTCAGCGCAGGAGGTGCGTCGAGGGGTGCGGAAAAAAACACCCGAAGAGGTAGGTCGAGGGGCACGAAAAATTACACCCGAAGAGGTAGGTAGAAGGACACGAAAAAATACACCCGAAGGAGTAGGCGGAGGAGCACGACATAACACCCCCGAAACGGTGGAACAAGAGAACATACGTGGCGAGGAAAAGCATCTCAGCAGCCCCGCCTCTTCCTCGGATTGGTATGACAAAAACATGTACAGCCATTATTATCTACTGAACAAAAGTTGCGCGTACTTAAAGTCAAAATGCGTTAGGGATACACTTTTAGATTCATATAGAATGGAGGTGGAGGAACGGATCAGTGGGAACCACCAGGCTAACCTTCATGATGAAAATGACGAGAGAGATGGTCACACGTGCGTCCAGAGCTACCCCTATGATAACGCAAAAgtggttaaaaaaagggcgtTCCATTTCGCAATTGATAAGGAAAAAGCTCCCGATTTGGAAACACATAATGGTAATATGAGCTCGGACATATTACTATATAATAGCGAATATGATGATGGCAAATACCCGCATAGAATAGAGACATATGATTCTTTAAAAGGTGAGTGTGAAAATGGCACCAATTCTGCGGACCGAACAAAATACGACGATGATGAATCATCTCTCGAGATGCTACACATTCTGGagaacgaaaaggagaacaACATCTCGGACATAAACAATTTCTCCGTGCGTACACATTCATACAGACACAGTGAAGAAACGTATgcggagcaaaaaaaaacatcatcgAGTAGCATGTCTCaattgatgaaaataaaatttttaataaataaaaaaaaaaattcatccaacggaaaaaatggaaattccccattttctgattataaaaataacaacacatttgtaaaaatcCTCATGgctgaaataaaaatagaaacaaAGCTGTACaagttaattttatttctgttCCTTTTGATACTATTGTCACTCTTTAAGGATATGTCTAATTACATAGTTATTACAAGAAAGTGCtacaatatatatgaaaatccCATAAAATCGATTAAaagaatattaaaatatgcaatTTGGGGGTTAAAAATTGGGTATAAATTCAGTTCTCcatttattctttatatgttatcattttttggTGTAATAATTTTCCGTACTTTTTTACTTCTCAACAttcctctcctccttttgttactttattgtaaattttttttgaaaaatgaggagCCCACTGTTAAGCTGtacctcctttttgttgtCAACATGTACAAGTAtattgtttttcattttgttcacattttgaagaattatTCCAATGGCATTTGTTTCCGTGATTTTTTGCCCGTCGTTTGTGtgtcttttcatttcttttttgtttccctctATCGAATTGTGCGCAAAATTTACGCTCATAAAGTTCGCTGA
- a CDS encoding translation initiation factor E4, putative (encoded by transcript PVX_095480A) gives MKYLTFNRSNKDAIDLCEKLEATKIDLANPLLLQYSWVIWEQVSDNKIKQSNNYKDYTRPLAKFNSVQKFWQLWNRLPQPSDLLAQKSMTRLSEDGTLRIIDALMIFRDNIQPMWEDPANSEGGHFEYKFVPRDFPYSQIDEFWNNLVLAIIGCTLKHYNLITGIRLVDKLSTTRHGYVRIEIWYTTVPDDSVRNHLRKDLEEHMCNRIDGSHVYPPRGKNFGHSHK, from the coding sequence atgaagtacCTAACTTTTAACAGAAGCAATAAGGACGCAATCGACCTGTGTGAAAAGCTAGAAGCAACAAAGATAGACCTCGCGAACCCACTGCTACTACAATACAGTTGGGTCATATGGGAACAAGTGTCAGAcaacaaaattaaacaaagTAATAACTATAAGGATTACACAAGGCCATTGGCAAAATTTAATAGTGTACAGAAATTCTGGCAACTATGGAACAGATTACCTCAGCCAAGTGACCTTCTTGCACAGAAGAGTATGACGAGGCTATCGGAAGATGGGACTCTTCGCATTATAGATGCCCTCATGATTTTTCGAGACAATATTCAACCCATGTGGGAAGACCCAGCGAATTCTGAAGGTGGTCATTTTGAGTATAAATTTGTACCAAGGGATTTTCCATACAGTCAGATAGACGAATTTTGGAACAACCTTGTTTTGGCCATCATTGGGTGCACTTTAAAACACTACAATTTAATAACAGGGATTAGGCTAGTAGATAAATTAAGCACGACGCGTCATGGGTACGTAAGAATAGAGATTTGGTACACGACGGTGCCAGACGATAGTGTTAGAAACCACCTGAGGAAGGACCTGGAGGAGCACATGTGCAATCGTATTGACGGCTCGCACGTCTATcccccaagggggaagaactTCGGCCACTCGCACAAGTAG